ttgaaaatatagaaatttattagatattttctaaaattgaaagacCAAATAGATAGATCTAAACCTTTACCAAACATATTCctatttttagttcttaaaaaataaaaaacaaaaataagaaacagaaaacaaaaacaaaaagttatcaaTCGAGTTCTTTTGttctcattttccatttttttccaaattgttTCATTCtgttttctttacttttttagAAAGTAGAaacaccatttttttaaattctgaGTTAGgatttaaaaacataaatccaACCGTTTTAATATCTTGAATGGGTTTTCAATAAAATCATCAATAATCGTAACGGTACTttctactcttttttttttttctaataaaaaattattttaagtcattctcaaatactttaatttttttctaaaataacttgtttacaaaattaattaaatacttgaaagtTATCCTAAAACATACTTGTactaatcattaaaaaaattggatgatcatttcaaaatttggaaactaaaaaatgattaaaaatattaattcaaaattttctttaaaaaggtAAAAATCAGGACAAaagaattagaaaaagaaagccATATTAACGTAAACATTAAAAGTTCAAAACTAGGAACAATATGgctttaaaatttaagaacatatgagaaaaatttgaaaaacttaGAGATCTAATTGGGTCTTTAATTGAAATTTCAGTTCTTTATTTACTAAGTTCCTAAAGTTTAAAAGTCCCAAAAAAATCTCTGGACctttaattttgagtttaaatattttttttatatttaaaaagaccccaATATTAAATACTTATAATATTTAtggagatttttaaaaatagaaaaataaaaaaattatttacacaaaatagattttttttttatttatataaactGATAAAAGTCTACCGGTAATAGAAATACATAGATTGTATCAACatatattactattttttttggttatttttataaataatttgattttttttttttatctatgaaaattttcttaatatttaaaaatttatttgaaaaggaagaaaattcgCACACATATACAAATAAATATTCTGGCTCTATAAATGAAAAGTATATATAGAATCTATGTGGGTGGGGATATTGAATAATTGTaacttatattataataatatcataTTGATATATGTTTCTATCAATTTAAAGTGGTTGATattgttgatgaaaattttaatttaaaaagaagaaaagaaaaagaaaaactcgtttgaaaatcccaccttaattcGTTTAGGATGTAGAATCTCCTTCTTATATTCCCATCTTAGATTCTGGATTTGGATTTCGAGAGGTATCCATATTTTAAAGAAAGTGAAGAGATAAGTAAATATGGATATGGTAGACATTCCCGTACCGCCTCGCATAGAGTGGCAGTTTAAACAGATAGTGATAATTTATTGAACTATTGACTTTACCCTTCCTTccactttttctttattgcaaTATATTTAAAGCtcttacttttatttatttttgttgaaaattctCTCTCCAAAATTGTGGTCTCAATTGACTTTTTCTGTCATACTCTAGCTTCGACTCCGAGACCAAGCAATTCAACGTCACTCCTTCACCTTCAAAATACGCCGCCGTTTCATGTACATGAACAAAGTCTCCAACGGCGACGTTTTGTACAAATGACGtactttttcttttggaaaaatgGGTTATTTTGTAGGATAATTActaagttttttctttaaacgAATATGGTTTAAACAATATTAAAGTTTGTAATATCGACTTCGAAATTAGAAGTTGGATTCTTTTCGCAATGCATGTTGTCAAAAGAGAAAGTGTATAATAAATCTTGAGCTTCTAATTTTGTCTctataaattttgaactttaaaaaatgtattaaaaaatCTTAGCCTTTTAATTGTGTGTTcaacaaatttatatattttcaattttgtttttaataatcAAAGTGAGCATAGTTCAACTAATATTTGAGATTTGTTAACGATCTTGAGATTCGTAATTTAAATCCTCCACTtttgttatactaaaaaaaattaagattttgaatttttagtcaaatttgaagaacaataacatattttttttttttcttaaacgatggtttttgaaaattttgttagaaaatatgtaataaaaaaaaaaaaagaaaagaaagtcaCAAGTAAAATACCACTCATATAATgaaaaatcttttatttttttattccatttCATTATTTACTAGTAATATTATTTATACTTCAAAGAACTCTTATATAACTGCGATAATCATATATTAACGATTTTAAAACGAAATTCTAACTTGATTCTAGACCGATTtacttatgaaaattttaaaatatttctttaatgaacgtatacaaaattaagaaaacCAATGACTATAGAAAATATAAATGTCTATCTTAAAAGCATGAGAAGCTAGTTCTTGAATGATTCAATTACCATTTTGATTCCCAAAATAAAACCTAAATCAAAACAGCATCAAACTTCAAGAGCTTATCTTTATAGAGAATTAGAGCTTCAACAAGCTCAACTGAaccaatcaaatatttgaagttatacaaagtcatcattaaatttgaagttttaattgatatatttattaatttgatttttttaaaaaaactacttGTTTAGCTCAATTAgttaactatttgattttttgtttttatttttaaaaattaagtctatttcatctatattttttacaatgattcgcatatttattaaatacaatggttgaattctaagttaaattcaaaaaacaaaaacaactttttgaaagctactttttttagtttttaaaatttggtttgattttttaaatcattggtgaaaagtagataagaaagaaagaaatttggagataaaaGTATTGTGGATAGACTTACTTttcagaaaggaaaaaaatgatcaCCAAAGAGTCCTTAGTCATTAAGTTATGAAGAATATCTGTTGGGTCCCtaagattttaaaatgtaacattttaatcctcaattttcaaaagtaaGTATGCTtagtctttgaattttcaaaatatactttttaatctttgaattttcaaaatagacatttttagTTGTCGAATTTTTCACAATAGATCTATATTtttgaagtaattttttttattattttaaatagttatatgacatttaaaattataaaaaaaaatttaagaaaacttCTTCTCcctgtaattatttttataatttaaaatattgtatAATTATTTAAGATAATagtaaaaacttattttatagACGTTTTAAACCTTATTATTAAACACTAAAAATCTGCATTCTTAAAAatcgaaaattaaaaagatacaTCTTGCAAGCAAAGGCAACTattattaaaaactaaatgctttcattaaaaaagaaaaagaaaaatgaaaaagaaaaaagaaaaaagaaaaaaaaaactaaatgacaAGAGGATACATTTTATTTGATGTGCATCTTAAGCTCCATCCCCTTTtctaacccaaataataataataataaaatatttttttaaaaaaaataggttaTTTGTTATGTGTTAGAATTTTATTGAACAATCCCTGGAAATGTATCAAAATAGGTAAAAATGTCTTGATACTTTTTTCTCCTATcacttatataaaaaaataatcaaaatattttaaaaaataaataagaataatttATCGCAGGTGATCGGACAATTTGGTGAAATGTCTTCTCCAAATACACTAGgtatttttcttatttcaagtttgcatctataaattgattttttcccCCTAAATACACGGAAGTTTTGTAGCCTTCTGGTGGCGAACAAATCCCGCTGCTTGCAAAAGTTTGAACCCCCGAAATTTGATCGGGAAACAAACAGAGCCGAAAGAGTCAATAATCTCGAATGCCGAAAAATGGAAAGAGGATTTTTGGATTTTGTTCCAAGATGTTATCGCCTTTGGTCTCTCCTAGTTACTCCAATTCTTCTTCAACATCGGAAGTTGCTTCAGAATCCATGATTGATCGGAGTTTGCAGTCCACTGCAGAAATCATCAACAAGTGGAGCACGGAGTCCAGGGCCTACGCCGAAGTATCGTCCATTTTTCACCAGAGCAAGGAGGAAGCCTTGCGATTCATCCGATGTGTGAACGAACTCCAAAAGGTTATGCATCACTTGACCTCTGAGAAACTTGTATTTGCTCATAGATTGATGAAGATTGCGATGAAGAGACTTCAGGTGGAATTCTATAGGATTCTTTCCGTGGAACGCGAACCGTTCGATGTCGAATCGAGTCCAGTTCGAGTTCGTACGGCAGAGGATTGTGATGTGAGAAGAATTTCCTCCGTCGCTATGGCGGATCTGAGAGCGATAGCGGATTGTATGATCTCCTCTGGTCATACTAAAGAATGTGTTGAAATTTACACAACTATTCGAAAATCTGTTGTTGACGAAGGAATGTACCGTCTCGGCATCGGGAAATTTTCGTCGCAAATGATCCGTAAGATGAATTCTGAGGCTGTTGATTTCAGAATCAAGAAGTGGTTAGAAGGTGCGAGTACTGCAATCACAACGATTTTCAATGCGGAGCGAGATTTGTGCGATTGCGTATTTGCGACTGCCGAATCCGTTAAGGAATCTTGTTTCACCAAAATATGCAAAGACGGTGCTATGCTTCTGTTTGCATTTCCGGAAGTTATCGTGAAGAATCAGAAATCGCAAAAGAATTTGTTCTGCTCACTCGATATGTTCACTGTCATATTCGAAAACTGGTCAAGAATCGAATCGATCTTCTCATTTCAATCCACTGAAGTAATTCAAGCACAAGCCATCGCTTCGCTCAGCGTTCTATCGGAGTCGATCTCCGCAGTGCTCTCAGATTACGAATCGTCCATTCAAAACGATTCCTCCAATTCACTTTCCGTCGACGGCGGAATACACACCTTAGCTCTTCAATCGATGGACTGCCTCTCTCTCCTCGCCGATTACCGAGAAATTCTCTACTTAATTTTCTCCCGGTGGCCGCCGCCGAAGAAATCTCCTCTTCTGTCCGATTCTTGTTCCAGTACTTCTAATTCCGACGATTCTCCAGTTTCAGCGGTTTCTTCATACATGGCGCGGATAATCTTCATCCTCCTCTGCAAGCTCGATAGTAAAGCAAGGCTGTGCGACGACATTTCACTCTCATACTTTTTCTTAGCCAACAATGTCCGATTCGTCATCTGGCAGGTCCAAAGCTCCAAGCTCCATTATCTTCTCGGAGAGGAATGGATCGCACTGCACAAAGCAAAAGTAAAACAGTACATCGATAGTTACGAGCGGTTAGCATGGGGAAAAGTTATTTCAACGCTTCCAGGAAACCCAACGGCCGCTCTTTCGACGGCGGAAGTGGCGGAGGTTTACGATAACTTCAATTCCAGTTTCAAGGAAGCATACCGGAAACAGAGATCGAGCATCGTAACGGACCCGAAGCTCCGATTTGAAATCTTGACG
The nucleotide sequence above comes from Benincasa hispida cultivar B227 chromosome 3, ASM972705v1, whole genome shotgun sequence. Encoded proteins:
- the LOC120074109 gene encoding exocyst complex component EXO70H1-like isoform X2 yields the protein MPKNGKRIFGFCSKMLSPLVSPSYSNSSSTSEVASESMIDRSLQSTAEIINKWSTESRAYAEVSSIFHQSKEEALRFIRCVNELQKVMHHLTSEKLVFAHRLMKIAMKRLQVEFYRILSVEREPFDVESSPVRVRTAEDCDVRRISSVAMADLRAIADCMISSGHTKECVEIYTTIRKSVVDEGMYRLGIGKFSSQMIRKMNSEAVDFRIKKWLEGASTAITTIFNAERDLCDCVFATAESVKESCFTKICKDGAMLLFAFPEVIVKNQKSQKNLFCSLDMFTVIFENWSRIESIFSFQSTEVIQAQAIASLSVLSESISAVLSDYESSIQNDSSNSLSVDGGIHTLALQSMDCLSLLADYREILYLIFSRWPPPKKSPLLSDSCSSTSNSDDSPVSAVSSYMARIIFILLCKLDSKARLCDDISLSYFFLANNVRFVIWQVQSSKLHYLLGEEWIALHKAKVKQYIDSYERLAWGKVISTLPGNPTAALSTAEVAEVYDNFNSSFKEAYRKQRSSIVTDPKLRFEILTIAKSWLPVYREFYNAHRFPVGEEVESNLFPNQQNPHT
- the LOC120074109 gene encoding exocyst complex component EXO70H1-like isoform X1, which translates into the protein MPKNGKRIFGFCSKMLSPLVSPSYSNSSSTSEVASESMIDRSLQSTAEIINKWSTESRAYAEVSSIFHQSKEEALRFIRCVNELQKVMHHLTSEKLVFAHRLMKIAMKRLQVEFYRILSVEREPFDVESSPVRVRTAEDCDVRRISSVAMADLRAIADCMISSGHTKECVEIYTTIRKSVVDEGMYRLGIGKFSSQMIRKMNSEAVDFRIKKWLEGASTAITTIFNAERDLCDCVFATAESVKESCFTKICKDGAMLLFAFPEVIVKNQKSQKNLFCSLDMFTVIFENWSRIESIFSFQSTEVIQAQAIASLSVLSESISAVLSDYESSIQNDSSNSLSVDGGIHTLALQSMDCLSLLADYREILYLIFSRWPPPKKSPLLSDSCSSTSNSDDSPVSAVSSYMARIIFILLCKLDSKARLCDDISLSYFFLANNVRFVIWQVQSSKLHYLLGEEWIALHKAKVKQYIDSYERLAWGKVISTLPGNPTAALSTAEVAEVYDNFNSSFKEAYRKQRSSIVTDPKLRFEILTIAKSWLPVYREFYNAHRFPVGEEVIARLTPEDVENYLSHLFFPQVESNLFPNQQNPHT